Proteins from a single region of Oncorhynchus nerka isolate Pitt River linkage group LG18, Oner_Uvic_2.0, whole genome shotgun sequence:
- the LOC115146403 gene encoding heterogeneous nuclear ribonucleoprotein Q-like isoform X2: MATEHINGNGPEEPMDTTAAVTHSEHFQTLLEAGLPQKVAEKLDEIYIAGLVSHSDLDDRAIEALKEFNEEGALQVLLQFKDSDLSHVQNKSAFLCGVMKTYRQREKQGTKVSDSSKGPDEAKIKALLERTGYTLDVTTGQRKYGGPPPESDHSGTQPTIGTEIFVGKIPRDLFEDELVPLFEKAGPIWDLRLMMDPLSGLNRGYAFVTFCTKEAAQEAVKLCNNNEIRPGKHIGVCISVANNRLFVGSIPKSKTKDQIVEEFAKVTEGLNDVILYHQPDDKKKNRGFCFLEYEDHKTAAQARRRLMSGKVKVWGNVVTVEWADPIEDPDPEVMAKVKVLFVRNLASTVTEEILEKAFSQFGKLERVKKLKDYAFIHFEERDGAVKALADLNGKDLEGEHIEIVFAKPPDQKRKERKAQRQAAKTQMYDDYYFYGPPQMPPPTRGRGRGGGRGGYSYPPDYYGYDDYYDYYGYDYHNYRGGYEDPYYGYEDFQSPGRGRSRGGARGGGVLSSRGRGAVTPRGRLGGFSQRGGSGPGSSRGVQGTKGALGKRARGRS, encoded by the exons GTTTAGTATCTCACAGTGACTTAGATGATAGAGCGATCGAGGCTCTGAAAGAGTTCAACGAAGAAGGTGCTCTGCAAGTTCTGTTGCAGTTCAAGGACAGCGACCTCTCACATGTCCAG AACAAAAGTGCCTTTCTTTGTGGAGTTAtgaagacatacagacagagggagaaacaggggacCAAAGTCTCAGACTCCAGCAAAGGACCAGATGAGGCCAAAATCAAA GCCCTGCTGGAGAGAACTGGCTACACACTTGACGTGACAACGGGTCAGCGGAAGTATGGAGGTCCTCCCCCGGAGTCGGATCACTCAGGGACACAGCCCACGATCGGTACAGAG ATTTTTGTTGGCAAGATCCCCAGAGATCTATTTGAGGATGAGCTGGTACCTCTGTTTGAGAAAGCTGGGCCCATTTGGGACCTGCGTCTGATGATGGATCCACTCAGTGGCCTCAACAGAGGTTACGCCTTTGTCACTTTCTGCACTAAAGAGGCGGCACAGGAGGCTGTCAAGCTG TGTAACAACAATGAAATTCGACCCGGCAAACATATTGGCGTGTGCATCTCTGTGGCCAATAATAGACTGTTTGTTGGTTCCATCCCCAAGAGTAAAACAAAAGATCAGATTGTGGAAGAGTTTGCTAAAGTCACAG AGGGTCTTAACGATGTCATACTGTACCATCAGCCAGATGACAAGAAAAAGAACAGAGGCTTTTGCTTCTTGGAATACGAAGACCACAAAACTGCAGCACAGGCCCGCCGCAGGCTGATGAGTGGCAAGGTCAAGGTGTGGGGGAATGTGGTGACTGTGGAGTGGGCCGACCCCATAGAAGACCCTGATCCTGAAGTCATGGCCAAG GTGAAAGTGCTGTTTGTCCGGAACCTTGCGAGTACTGTAACGGAGGAAATACTTGAAAAGGCCTTCAGTCAGTTTGGCAAGTTGGAGCGGGTGAAGAAGCTAAAAGACTATGCCTTTATCCACtttgaggagagagacggagcagTCAAG GCCTTGGCCGACCTGAATGGGAAAGACCTGGAGGGAGAGCACATTGAAATAGTCTTCGCCAAGCCACCTGATCAGAAGAGGAAAGAACGCAAAGCCCAGAGGCAAGCGGCTAAAACACAAAT GTATGACGATTACTATTTCTACGGCCCACCCCAGATGCCACCTCCCACAAGAGGCAGAGGACGAGGCGGCGGCCGTGGTGGCTATTCCTACCCCCCTGACTACTACGGCTATGACGATTACTACGATTACTATGGCTACGACTACCACAACTACCGGGGCGGCTATGAAGACCCCTACTATGGCTATGAGGACTTCCAATCTCCCGGCCGAGGACGATCCCGAGGCGGAGCCCGTGGTGGTGGTGTCCTATCCTCCCGGGGCCGTGGAGCTGTCACGCCCAGGGGCAGACTAGGGGGTTTCTCCCAGCGAGGAGGAAGTGGACCTGGATCAAGCAGAGGTGTGCAGGGGACCAAAGGGGCACTGG GGAAAAGGGCTCGAGGCCGATCCTGA
- the LOC115146403 gene encoding heterogeneous nuclear ribonucleoprotein Q-like isoform X4, with the protein MKTYRQREKQGTKVSDSSKGPDEAKIKALLERTGYTLDVTTGQRKYGGPPPESDHSGTQPTIGTEIFVGKIPRDLFEDELVPLFEKAGPIWDLRLMMDPLSGLNRGYAFVTFCTKEAAQEAVKLCNNNEIRPGKHIGVCISVANNRLFVGSIPKSKTKDQIVEEFAKVTEGLNDVILYHQPDDKKKNRGFCFLEYEDHKTAAQARRRLMSGKVKVWGNVVTVEWADPIEDPDPEVMAKVKVLFVRNLASTVTEEILEKAFSQFGKLERVKKLKDYAFIHFEERDGAVKALADLNGKDLEGEHIEIVFAKPPDQKRKERKAQRQAAKTQMYDDYYFYGPPQMPPPTRGRGRGGGRGGYSYPPDYYGYDDYYDYYGYDYHNYRGGYEDPYYGYEDFQSPGRGRSRGGARGGGVLSSRGRGAVTPRGRLGGFSQRGGSGPGSSRGVQGTKGALGKRARGRS; encoded by the exons AtgaagacatacagacagagggagaaacaggggacCAAAGTCTCAGACTCCAGCAAAGGACCAGATGAGGCCAAAATCAAA GCCCTGCTGGAGAGAACTGGCTACACACTTGACGTGACAACGGGTCAGCGGAAGTATGGAGGTCCTCCCCCGGAGTCGGATCACTCAGGGACACAGCCCACGATCGGTACAGAG ATTTTTGTTGGCAAGATCCCCAGAGATCTATTTGAGGATGAGCTGGTACCTCTGTTTGAGAAAGCTGGGCCCATTTGGGACCTGCGTCTGATGATGGATCCACTCAGTGGCCTCAACAGAGGTTACGCCTTTGTCACTTTCTGCACTAAAGAGGCGGCACAGGAGGCTGTCAAGCTG TGTAACAACAATGAAATTCGACCCGGCAAACATATTGGCGTGTGCATCTCTGTGGCCAATAATAGACTGTTTGTTGGTTCCATCCCCAAGAGTAAAACAAAAGATCAGATTGTGGAAGAGTTTGCTAAAGTCACAG AGGGTCTTAACGATGTCATACTGTACCATCAGCCAGATGACAAGAAAAAGAACAGAGGCTTTTGCTTCTTGGAATACGAAGACCACAAAACTGCAGCACAGGCCCGCCGCAGGCTGATGAGTGGCAAGGTCAAGGTGTGGGGGAATGTGGTGACTGTGGAGTGGGCCGACCCCATAGAAGACCCTGATCCTGAAGTCATGGCCAAG GTGAAAGTGCTGTTTGTCCGGAACCTTGCGAGTACTGTAACGGAGGAAATACTTGAAAAGGCCTTCAGTCAGTTTGGCAAGTTGGAGCGGGTGAAGAAGCTAAAAGACTATGCCTTTATCCACtttgaggagagagacggagcagTCAAG GCCTTGGCCGACCTGAATGGGAAAGACCTGGAGGGAGAGCACATTGAAATAGTCTTCGCCAAGCCACCTGATCAGAAGAGGAAAGAACGCAAAGCCCAGAGGCAAGCGGCTAAAACACAAAT GTATGACGATTACTATTTCTACGGCCCACCCCAGATGCCACCTCCCACAAGAGGCAGAGGACGAGGCGGCGGCCGTGGTGGCTATTCCTACCCCCCTGACTACTACGGCTATGACGATTACTACGATTACTATGGCTACGACTACCACAACTACCGGGGCGGCTATGAAGACCCCTACTATGGCTATGAGGACTTCCAATCTCCCGGCCGAGGACGATCCCGAGGCGGAGCCCGTGGTGGTGGTGTCCTATCCTCCCGGGGCCGTGGAGCTGTCACGCCCAGGGGCAGACTAGGGGGTTTCTCCCAGCGAGGAGGAAGTGGACCTGGATCAAGCAGAGGTGTGCAGGGGACCAAAGGGGCACTGG GGAAAAGGGCTCGAGGCCGATCCTGA
- the LOC115146403 gene encoding heterogeneous nuclear ribonucleoprotein Q-like isoform X3, translating to MLISGDMATEHINGNGPEEPMDTTAAVTHSEHFQTLLEAGLPQKVAEKLDEIYIAGLVSHSDLDDRAIEALKEFNEEGALQVLLQFKDSDLSHVQNKSAFLCGVMKTYRQREKQGTKVSDSSKGPDEAKIKALLERTGYTLDVTTGQRKYGGPPPESDHSGTQPTIGTEIFVGKIPRDLFEDELVPLFEKAGPIWDLRLMMDPLSGLNRGYAFVTFCTKEAAQEAVKLCNNNEIRPGKHIGVCISVANNRLFVGSIPKSKTKDQIVEEFAKVTEGLNDVILYHQPDDKKKNRGFCFLEYEDHKTAAQARRRLMSGKVKVWGNVVTVEWADPIEDPDPEVMAKVKVLFVRNLASTVTEEILEKAFSQFGKLERVKKLKDYAFIHFEERDGAVKALADLNGKDLEGEHIEIVFAKPPDQKRKERKAQRQAAKTQMYDDYYFYGPPQMPPPTRGRGRGGGRGGYSYPPDYYGYDDYYDYYGYDYHNYRGGYEDPYYGYEDFQSPGRGRSRGGARGGGVLSSRGRGAVTPRGRLGGFSQRGGSGPGSSRGKRARGRS from the exons GTTTAGTATCTCACAGTGACTTAGATGATAGAGCGATCGAGGCTCTGAAAGAGTTCAACGAAGAAGGTGCTCTGCAAGTTCTGTTGCAGTTCAAGGACAGCGACCTCTCACATGTCCAG AACAAAAGTGCCTTTCTTTGTGGAGTTAtgaagacatacagacagagggagaaacaggggacCAAAGTCTCAGACTCCAGCAAAGGACCAGATGAGGCCAAAATCAAA GCCCTGCTGGAGAGAACTGGCTACACACTTGACGTGACAACGGGTCAGCGGAAGTATGGAGGTCCTCCCCCGGAGTCGGATCACTCAGGGACACAGCCCACGATCGGTACAGAG ATTTTTGTTGGCAAGATCCCCAGAGATCTATTTGAGGATGAGCTGGTACCTCTGTTTGAGAAAGCTGGGCCCATTTGGGACCTGCGTCTGATGATGGATCCACTCAGTGGCCTCAACAGAGGTTACGCCTTTGTCACTTTCTGCACTAAAGAGGCGGCACAGGAGGCTGTCAAGCTG TGTAACAACAATGAAATTCGACCCGGCAAACATATTGGCGTGTGCATCTCTGTGGCCAATAATAGACTGTTTGTTGGTTCCATCCCCAAGAGTAAAACAAAAGATCAGATTGTGGAAGAGTTTGCTAAAGTCACAG AGGGTCTTAACGATGTCATACTGTACCATCAGCCAGATGACAAGAAAAAGAACAGAGGCTTTTGCTTCTTGGAATACGAAGACCACAAAACTGCAGCACAGGCCCGCCGCAGGCTGATGAGTGGCAAGGTCAAGGTGTGGGGGAATGTGGTGACTGTGGAGTGGGCCGACCCCATAGAAGACCCTGATCCTGAAGTCATGGCCAAG GTGAAAGTGCTGTTTGTCCGGAACCTTGCGAGTACTGTAACGGAGGAAATACTTGAAAAGGCCTTCAGTCAGTTTGGCAAGTTGGAGCGGGTGAAGAAGCTAAAAGACTATGCCTTTATCCACtttgaggagagagacggagcagTCAAG GCCTTGGCCGACCTGAATGGGAAAGACCTGGAGGGAGAGCACATTGAAATAGTCTTCGCCAAGCCACCTGATCAGAAGAGGAAAGAACGCAAAGCCCAGAGGCAAGCGGCTAAAACACAAAT GTATGACGATTACTATTTCTACGGCCCACCCCAGATGCCACCTCCCACAAGAGGCAGAGGACGAGGCGGCGGCCGTGGTGGCTATTCCTACCCCCCTGACTACTACGGCTATGACGATTACTACGATTACTATGGCTACGACTACCACAACTACCGGGGCGGCTATGAAGACCCCTACTATGGCTATGAGGACTTCCAATCTCCCGGCCGAGGACGATCCCGAGGCGGAGCCCGTGGTGGTGGTGTCCTATCCTCCCGGGGCCGTGGAGCTGTCACGCCCAGGGGCAGACTAGGGGGTTTCTCCCAGCGAGGAGGAAGTGGACCTGGATCAAGCAGAG GGAAAAGGGCTCGAGGCCGATCCTGA
- the LOC115146403 gene encoding heterogeneous nuclear ribonucleoprotein Q-like isoform X1: MLISGDMATEHINGNGPEEPMDTTAAVTHSEHFQTLLEAGLPQKVAEKLDEIYIAGLVSHSDLDDRAIEALKEFNEEGALQVLLQFKDSDLSHVQNKSAFLCGVMKTYRQREKQGTKVSDSSKGPDEAKIKALLERTGYTLDVTTGQRKYGGPPPESDHSGTQPTIGTEIFVGKIPRDLFEDELVPLFEKAGPIWDLRLMMDPLSGLNRGYAFVTFCTKEAAQEAVKLCNNNEIRPGKHIGVCISVANNRLFVGSIPKSKTKDQIVEEFAKVTEGLNDVILYHQPDDKKKNRGFCFLEYEDHKTAAQARRRLMSGKVKVWGNVVTVEWADPIEDPDPEVMAKVKVLFVRNLASTVTEEILEKAFSQFGKLERVKKLKDYAFIHFEERDGAVKALADLNGKDLEGEHIEIVFAKPPDQKRKERKAQRQAAKTQMYDDYYFYGPPQMPPPTRGRGRGGGRGGYSYPPDYYGYDDYYDYYGYDYHNYRGGYEDPYYGYEDFQSPGRGRSRGGARGGGVLSSRGRGAVTPRGRLGGFSQRGGSGPGSSRGVQGTKGALGKRARGRS, translated from the exons GTTTAGTATCTCACAGTGACTTAGATGATAGAGCGATCGAGGCTCTGAAAGAGTTCAACGAAGAAGGTGCTCTGCAAGTTCTGTTGCAGTTCAAGGACAGCGACCTCTCACATGTCCAG AACAAAAGTGCCTTTCTTTGTGGAGTTAtgaagacatacagacagagggagaaacaggggacCAAAGTCTCAGACTCCAGCAAAGGACCAGATGAGGCCAAAATCAAA GCCCTGCTGGAGAGAACTGGCTACACACTTGACGTGACAACGGGTCAGCGGAAGTATGGAGGTCCTCCCCCGGAGTCGGATCACTCAGGGACACAGCCCACGATCGGTACAGAG ATTTTTGTTGGCAAGATCCCCAGAGATCTATTTGAGGATGAGCTGGTACCTCTGTTTGAGAAAGCTGGGCCCATTTGGGACCTGCGTCTGATGATGGATCCACTCAGTGGCCTCAACAGAGGTTACGCCTTTGTCACTTTCTGCACTAAAGAGGCGGCACAGGAGGCTGTCAAGCTG TGTAACAACAATGAAATTCGACCCGGCAAACATATTGGCGTGTGCATCTCTGTGGCCAATAATAGACTGTTTGTTGGTTCCATCCCCAAGAGTAAAACAAAAGATCAGATTGTGGAAGAGTTTGCTAAAGTCACAG AGGGTCTTAACGATGTCATACTGTACCATCAGCCAGATGACAAGAAAAAGAACAGAGGCTTTTGCTTCTTGGAATACGAAGACCACAAAACTGCAGCACAGGCCCGCCGCAGGCTGATGAGTGGCAAGGTCAAGGTGTGGGGGAATGTGGTGACTGTGGAGTGGGCCGACCCCATAGAAGACCCTGATCCTGAAGTCATGGCCAAG GTGAAAGTGCTGTTTGTCCGGAACCTTGCGAGTACTGTAACGGAGGAAATACTTGAAAAGGCCTTCAGTCAGTTTGGCAAGTTGGAGCGGGTGAAGAAGCTAAAAGACTATGCCTTTATCCACtttgaggagagagacggagcagTCAAG GCCTTGGCCGACCTGAATGGGAAAGACCTGGAGGGAGAGCACATTGAAATAGTCTTCGCCAAGCCACCTGATCAGAAGAGGAAAGAACGCAAAGCCCAGAGGCAAGCGGCTAAAACACAAAT GTATGACGATTACTATTTCTACGGCCCACCCCAGATGCCACCTCCCACAAGAGGCAGAGGACGAGGCGGCGGCCGTGGTGGCTATTCCTACCCCCCTGACTACTACGGCTATGACGATTACTACGATTACTATGGCTACGACTACCACAACTACCGGGGCGGCTATGAAGACCCCTACTATGGCTATGAGGACTTCCAATCTCCCGGCCGAGGACGATCCCGAGGCGGAGCCCGTGGTGGTGGTGTCCTATCCTCCCGGGGCCGTGGAGCTGTCACGCCCAGGGGCAGACTAGGGGGTTTCTCCCAGCGAGGAGGAAGTGGACCTGGATCAAGCAGAGGTGTGCAGGGGACCAAAGGGGCACTGG GGAAAAGGGCTCGAGGCCGATCCTGA